In a genomic window of Balaenoptera ricei isolate mBalRic1 chromosome 3, mBalRic1.hap2, whole genome shotgun sequence:
- the DNAJB1 gene encoding dnaJ homolog subfamily B member 1, protein MGKDYYQTLGLARGASDEEIKRAYRRQALRYHPDKNKEPGAEEKFKEIAEAYDVLSDPRKREIFDRYGEEGLKGSGPSGGSSGGANGTSFSYTFHGDPHAMFAEFFGGRNPFDTFFGQRNGEEGMDIDDPFSGFPMGMGGFTNMNFGRSRPAQEPTRRKQDPPVTHDLRVSLEEIYSGCTKKMKISHKRLNPDGKSIRNEDKILTIEVKRGWKEGTKITFPKEGDQTSNNIPADIVFVLKDKPHNIFKRDGSDVIYPARITLREALCGCTVNVPTLDGRTIPVVFKDVIRPGMRRKVPGEGLPLPKMPEKRGDLIIEFEVIFPERIPQTSRTVLEQVLPI, encoded by the exons ATGGGCAAGGACTATTACCAGACGCTGGGCCTGGCCCGCGGTGCGTCGGATGAGGAGATCAAGAGGGCCTACCGTCGCCAGGCGCTGCGTTACCACCCGGACAAGAACAAGGAGCCCGGCGCCGAGGAGAAGTTCAAGGAGATCGCCGAGGCCTACGACGTGCTCAGCGACCCGCGCAAGCGCGAGATCTTCGACCGCTATGGAGAGGAAG GCCTAAAGGGCAGTGGCCCCAGTGGCGGGAGCAGTGGTGGTGCTAACGGTACCTCTTTCAGCTACACATTCCATGGAGACCCTCATGCCATGTTTGCTGAGTTCTTCGGTGGCCGAAATCCCTTTGACACCTTTTTTGGGCAGCGCAACGGGGAGGAAGGCATGGACATCGATGACCCATTCTCAGGCTTCCCCATGGGCATGGGTGGCTTCACCAACATGAACTTTGGCCGCTCCCGCCCTGCCCAAGAGCCCACCCGAAGGAAGCAAGATCCCCCCGTCACCCATGACCTTAGGGTATCACTTGAAGAGATCTATAGCGGCTgtaccaagaaaatgaaaatctctcATAAGCGGCTGAACCCTGATGGAAAGAGCATTCGCAACGAAGACAAAATCTTGACCATTGAAGTGAAGCGGGGGTGGAAAGAAGGGACCAAAATCACCTTCCCCAAGGAAGGAGACCAGACCTCCAACAACATTCCAGCCGACATCGTCTTTGTTTTAAAGGACAAGCCACACAATATCTTTAAGAGAGATGGCTCTGATGTCATTTACCCAGCCAGGATCACCCTTCGGGAG GCTCTGTGTGGCTGTACAGTGAATGTCCCAACTCTGGACGGCAGGACCATACCTGTTGTATTCAAGGATGTCATCAGGCCTGGCATGCGGCGAAAAGTTCCTGGCGAAGGACTTCCTCTCCCCAAAATGCCCGAGAAACGTGGGGACCTCATTATTGAGTTTGAAGTGATCTTCCCCGAAAGGATTCCCCAGACATCAAGAACCGTTCTTGAGCAGGTTCTTCCGATATAG